In Pangasianodon hypophthalmus isolate fPanHyp1 chromosome 5, fPanHyp1.pri, whole genome shotgun sequence, the DNA window AAGAAACACACCAGACCGGTGTTGTGTGGACACAGCTCACGCGAGTCAGaatgatcacacacacttatgtgAAAATATTACTTATGAACCTCCCAAAACAAACACTTCCAAATTTTGATATGTTAAAATTAAGGTAGGTGTACCTCTTCAAAATGATCAGGGATGTCCAGAGGGGGCTGAAGCAGTGCTTTAATCCttttgtaatgtgtgtaaaCAAAATACAGGCAACATCCCAGGACAGCCATTCCCGCTACTGTTAGCACACCTAACATGATAACACGCACATTTCGCTGTTTGgctggtggggaaaaaaaagcataaacaagAGTGTTAGAATTTCCAGTGTGAACAGGATCCACCTCACatgtgtagaagaagaagaataagcctttatttgtcacataaacactctcctccaaaagtattggacaggcaaggccagttcttagATCTgaattttatctttcttttcttgGTATTTACAATCTAGATGTAACTTAGATCATAGCACTTGGAGTGGCAGACCACctaatttttaggtgagcaaaaatattggaacagacCTTACATTCTTTTTGGCCATTTCACCATCAGTGTCTGCCATATTACACTGCAAATTTCAAAAGCAATACATTTAAGCTGCAGTCTCCAAGAAATCACATGACAAAGACAAATCATCTTAGGTcagcacttttcttttcttttcttttttttttttgataattttacAGACTGAAACCTTTGTAGTGCTTGTGAACACTGagattattcattaataaaggaGGTTTATTGTTATCTTATCTGTACAATTTTGGTATGGCTGGACTTCTGTTTACTCATCAGTTCAAGTAAACTTTAGTGtgtgtacatatttttttatgccTACAAAGGTTTCAACACACTATGTTagtaaaaataaactaatgaataaaaaaaaaaaaataagaatgcaCAATTTCTTCTACAGACCAAATGAAGCGAAACATCTGTTAAAATATCAGGTTTCAGAGCTCagtgtgctttgttttttttttattttaacattccAGTAGGAAAGGCTTTGTATGCTGTGCACACACGGTAGGCCTCAACATTGCTTTTTTCGACTTGCCATGGGTCCACAAGCATCTACATCACTGAACTCGGGTTGATGAGTAGATGTCACTTGTACATCATTTTGTGaattcatatatacatacatctGTTTGCATGCTATGGGCACATGGCTTTGAACATCCAAAAATCCATCTGATAACTTTTGTGCAGCTTGATCTGAAGATGATCTGAGCCAAAAGTGGTAaggattgcaaaaaaaataataaaattgtttaaaaaaaaaaattgaaggcTGTGAAAATTTTTAAAAGGCCTTCAAGAAATTCCAAATTGTTCATAAAATACAATGGCAACCATGAAATTTTTACATCAGCTGACCTTACAGCCTTTAAAGGAATCAGGGAAAACAAGAATTATGATGCTAAACCAAACACCTTTTCCCTTATTATAGCACCATCTTGAGTTCAAACGAGATAAAACTTGATAGCATCATTCTCAAGAATGCTGAGATATAGCCAAACACCCTGTTTTGTGTAATAGCAGAAATTTAGAAAGATTTTTTCAGAACTTTTTGCATTGACATTACTCCACATCATGTCAGAAATCAGATGACACCAGAATTATGAATTTATTCAAAATGGTTCCAGtgtaaattgcaaaaaaaaaatgtaaaaatgtttttgcaccTCCCCATTGGTCAAATGACATTAAAGTACTCTCATGTTTcatctccatccatccaacagCGTTGTTGAGATATggcctcatttcctgtttggtggcttcgttgtcaaatttgtttgcatgttACAGGTGAACGCTTTTGAATATCAAAAAACCTTCTGATAACTTTTGTGGACATTAGTCTGAACATCATTTGGTGAAGAATGGCATATGGCAAAAATTGCGGGCtgtaaaaaacttttaaaagtttttcaAAAACCTTGAAATAGCAGAAATACCAATATGGAGGATAATGAAAAAGAATTTAATTCCTACATCAAgtggttcaaaagttataaGCAAAACTtgtccagtctaaaaccttccactttttcccatAAGGAAGACCtctgttgtgttggcagtgtgttttaggtcgttgtcttgctgcatgatgaagttcctcccaattagattggatgcatttctctttaAATTAGCAGACAGAGTGTTCTgaactcattctgctgctaccatcatgagttacatcatcaataaagatcaGTGAACCGGTTCCAGAAgtagccatgcaagcccaagccatgacactacctccaccatgcttgactgatgaacttgaacagtggattgtgataccttcacccctgccctgtggaggttgttggagatgtcactgactgttgtttttgggtttttcttcacggctctcaatgtttctgtcaccagctgctgttgtttttcttggccgAGCTGTacaatgtctggttgttagtacaccaggggtttctttctttttcagggcaagttgttgtattggctatgcccaatgcttgtgcaatgcaAGAGTagaccaagagtagacatttagTGCTATTAATCGTTTAAACAATcgatctaacaggacacacctgggcaacaagtgAGACCTTTCAGTCACACGACTgatattccaatatttttgataacttgaaaaatgggttggttcaaacaaaatgtgccatgttttaagttgtttaacacatctagagaTACGTATCaggaaaactgaaattctgatctatcgtctcattcatattttgatattaatcaaatgtcttcagtgaaaAATTGGCCTTGTCACCCTAATACTTTCAAGAGGactgtacattacagtacagcaaaCTTGTTAGAAAGTTGGgttcagagcacagggtcagccatgacacagcacccctggagcacacggggttaagggctttgctcaaaggcccaacagcagcagcttgatgGTCCTGCGGCTTTTAAACCCCCGAGCTTCTGATCAATACCCCAGAGCCTTTAACCTTTGAAATATCCAGTGTATGATCTCTgatgcattttattaaattaatgcaCACACTGAAGATTTATTATATAAAGTTGTGGTATGAAATTGCACAAAGGTGTTGATGTTGTAACAGTTACCATGGACCAAGAAGAGCTAAAGAACCACACAAAATCCTGGCACAACTCACATGTTTCGGGGATCACTTTACATATTTCACGGCTGGGCTTTCCATGGGGCTTGTGCAAAAGCAAATACTCGACCTGGAAGCAGTATTCCTGTCCCGACTCAAGGTGTTCAATGACGAGGTGGGTAGAAGTGGCACTGAGCTCCTggaagtgtaaaaaaataaataaattacatgcaTGCTGAGTTTCGTAATGAAAGACATTTAATGGCAAAAAGGCAGTGATGTTTTCCTCAGCAGCTTAATTTTGACATACGGCATTTAAATGACAgagagttgattaattttctataacagcagatgcGGCAGTAGTTATAACtgtaagacaaatcacaggtttatattaatgttctcattctaatacattatatttaataaaacactgcaattgctatggtataaaaataataataaaatactttgaGATGTGCTTGGAGACGGTAAGAGTAACAccactttttaattattttcctacagcagcacaagtgttttattccttacttaaggGGATTCTATACATTAGAATTAATGATCttttataatttgtaattataATGTTCCTCCACAGGCAAACTGGTTACTGGATTTTGCTAATCAGTATGTTTCTTTATTCTAATTATtctacattaattaatttaatttgctaTGCCCAATTTCTAGACTGACTTTTTCTTTCCAATCACCTTAACAAGTATTCATGGCCATCTTGGGATCAAGTATCTaccaacaataaaaatattattcacttcataGTCCCGAGGAGTGAATATTTTCACAGTATGGATGTACTTCTCTTCCAACAGACCTCTTTATTATTGCTGTTTCTTTTCCAGTACAGAGGGTTGAAGCTGATGTGCCCACCTTCCTTCTCCTCCAGACTCGGGTCTCTGTGTTTCATCCACAGGtgcactctgtctgtctccaccTTCAGCTCTATTATAGGAGCACATGTGTGAACTGTGGGACAAACAGAGTCAGTAGTGAGTCGTAAGTTGTTTAGGGTGAAACAGATGGCATACTCAAGAAAACATTTAGCCACATTTAGCTTACATTATTTGCTTGCTAATGAAGCATTTAATGTGgtatgtgttttttaaacacagcCTGTTTCAGAATGTAAATTCTAACAATTCCATACAATCACTTATATTTTTCAACATACACTAAATGACCAaaagacacctgaccatcacacgcatatgtggttcttcctcaaactgttgaagcacacaattatatagaatgtctctgtgtgctgtagcattacaatttcccttcactggaactaagaggctgaaacctgctccagcatgacgatgcccctgtgcacaaagcgagctccatgaagacatggtgtgtgaaggttggagtggaagaactcgagtgtcctgcacagagccctgacctcaaccccactgaacacctttgggatgaactggaacaccgactgaaccccagacctcctcaccaacatcagtgcctgatctcattaatgctcttgtagctgaatgaacacaaatccccacagccacgctccaacatctagtggaaagcttcccagaagagtggagcttattataacagcaaagggggaataaatctgggatgggatgttcaacaggtacatatgggtgtgatggtcaggtgtccacatacttttggccatatactgtatgagGGTAAGTCAAATTAAAACTTTTCTaaaattactttattaatttaacTGCATCGTTAATTGCAAACAGGTGCTAAAAAAAAGTACGTCAGGTTTAAGGTAGCAGTAGAAGGGACTACTGAGAACAATGGACCAATAGTACATGTGCACCTGTGCATCTAGAAGTTTAATGTACAGTTTCTCTAATTTAATTTGAGTTTTCATTTAACTCACTCTCATGCAtataataaagcaaataaataataaatgatgaataGTGTTATGAATGGAGAACagtaaattattgttattatagtatatgaaaataaagatgGCTTACGGTGTGCACACTGGACTAGCTTTGACATCTCCCAGGCTGATGTTTGGTTCCCTCTCTTTGACTGCACACGAAATCTCGTCCCATAGAAATCCTCAGCAGCTGCCGTGAAGTTGAACTGCTGCTGAGTGCCGTTGTACACATCACGCCAGTCATTCAATGTCCTAATTTTTTGGAAAAgtcattttattacaaatgtaaaataagtgTGTGATGCCATGACATTAACACAGATCTGTTGATGAATTATGTTATAGACTGTAAAGCAGAGTCGCTCAATAGTTTTTCTTTCTGCTCCTACTGATGTTGCAGTACAGGGCTACTAGAAACTCTGTGAACCCTTTACAATCTTCTgcatttctgcataaatttggCCAGAAATGTAATCAGATTTTCATCTAAGCCTTAAAACTAGATAAAGAGAACCCAATTTAATAAATGACAGAGAATGTCATAgttttttacattcatttgtTAAGCAAAATTATCgaacattaaatatctttgaAAATGTATGTGAATGTCTAGGAGTGCGAGTTAATTTAAAGGGGTAATTGAAAGGGATGGCAATCGGGCGTGAGTTTAGCAGGTTCTCCCATGGTTCAAGAACATAAACCTGAGTCTTCACTATCAAAGTCTGGTCTTCACCACACAGGTTTATGGAAGAGTGCCATGCCTCGATCAAAGGAGTTTCCTGAGGACCCCACAAAAAGAGTTATCGATGCTAACAATGCTGGAAAAGGTTACAAAACAATTTCTAAAGATAGGAAAATAGGAAGCTGCGAAGCCGCTTCCTAAAACAGCTCATCCCAAAGtcttttattgctcttataccacagcggtttgccaatgattatttattttttttgataacTGACGCATTTcactttacatttaatgttgtggaacaactGCAAGATAAGATATGTCCTGTTTTTTCCTCACCtgcctgtcttttttctgtGATTTGTATTACACTACTATTAgagctgctatagaaaattaaccaacatgttctaaccaatcagagtcgagaattcaacagcactgtggtacaaCGAATATTAAgaattttttaagaaaaatgtttttcttgccCTCCACACTGACATCTGTTATTCTATTAAATGATGATAAAGAGAGTAAAAATGAACACCACTTATTCATGCAAATGAACACAGATGAACACATGTTAAGGGGAGGGAGTGAAAGCCCTTTACAGAGTGTTCATCCATGATGGGTGGAGAAtgaacaccacacactgcagtgCCCTGGTCCTCCCCTTCTCACACATCTGCTTCACACAGTTCAGCTTACAGAAATATTGTC includes these proteins:
- the ifngr2 gene encoding interferon gamma receptor 2; this encodes MIVVMDWRRAFLVCEVFLTIHCACSSVLSPPQRVKVESSVLTWNGPKNHINITYVVQYNTTLNDWRDVYNGTQQQFNFTAAAEDFYGTRFRVQSKRGNQTSAWEMSKLVQCAHLHTCAPIIELKVETDRVHLWMKHRDPSLEEKEGGHISFNPLYWKRNSNNKEELSATSTHLVIEHLESGQEYCFQVEYLLLHKPHGKPSREICKVIPETSKQRNVRVIMLGVLTVAGMAVLGCCLYFVYTHYKRIKALLQPPLDIPDHFEEFFFSEFPQHPVARPGNQEVESYDFVNFVEEVAEDEERCDLENEKKM